The genomic interval CTTCGGTGAACAGATGTGATTGATGGGTGAGAGGATCATGGCCGTTGTTGAAGGCAGGATCGAATGGCTATAATAGCGAGACGTTTCGTTGCCCAGAACCATTTTGAGAGTTTAAGCCCCTTCGCTAGTCGAAGACGCTCGGGGCTTGGAGGGCTTGTGTAGTGGAGAGGGTTCAGTCGGACCGGTCGGACCAAGTGCCGTGGAGGGAGTTCGGTCGGGCAGGTATGAGTGCAACTTAGGGCCGAACGGTGTGGGGCAGGTAAGAGTGAGGCTGTAGGAGNNNNNNNNNNNNNNNNNNNNNNNNNNNNNNNNNNNNNNNNNNNNNNNNNNNNNNNNNNNNNNNNNNNNNNNNNNNNNNNNNNNNNNNNNNNNNNNNNNNNNNNNNNNNNNNNNNNNNNNNNNNNNNNNNNNNNNNNNNNNNNNNNNNNNNNNNNNNNNNNNNNNNNNNNNNNNNNNNNNNNNNNNNNNNNNNNNNNNNNNNNNNNNNNNNNNNNNNNNNNNNNNNNNNNNNNNNNNNNNNNNNNNNNNNNNNNNNNNNNNNNNNNNNNNNNNNNNNNNNNNNNNNNNNNNNNNNNNNNNNNNNNNNNNNNNNNNNNNNNNNNNNNNNNNNNNNNNGACAGGTAAAGTGATCTTGAATCTAATCTAAATTGGCCTAGCTAATTGATCTATTatctgacttgggcgtcggagtgttcTCTTTGCAGGACCTCCCGGTTGATTCCCAAAGGATATCGACAAGACGTACGGGTCGGACGGTCGGAAGCTGGTCCAAGGGGTCGGTTCAGTCTCGGGCTCTAACACcgaaacaatattatatttggTTCATCTAATAAGTCTCTCTGTGAGAATTTTGCTAAGACTATGCAGGGTGAATTTCAGATGTCAATGATGGGAGAACTCACATTCTTCCTCGATCTTCAAATTAAGCAAATGGaggtttcaaaggattacattgtttccctaaaaacaatggaggtttagctcaccatagacatggtgaaactagatgaaattaatgaaaggaatgaaagataaaaccctagaacttgtagattggagcttccatattcaaaatccacctccaaggggtgaagagtgtgtttctgcgtctccttctgccaaaagataccctctctgggtcgtgcaaatcaatatatagttcattaaaatcaacAGAAATTGGCCCATGCCCAAGAGACTGACGCTTAGTGCTGGATTACCGCTCAGTGATAGGCGCGGTACTCATAAGGGTCGTTCAGCGTTGTCGCCCAAGCGTCTGGCAGTGGCTTCTCTGAAGaggctggcgctcaacggtgaaAGTGTCGCTCAGCGGTGGCTGCAGCCCTTgattttcccctcagcgttggcgcttaggCATTGGCAAGAGATCTCTTCCAAGAGGTTGGCACTCAACGGTGGTTTGTGCTCAGCAATGCCTGcgatttttcttttaagcacttttcctctttctcttgAGTCTAACTCCATCCTACTTCAGCTTCCTTCCTTCAATTCATCTTAATTcttgccaaaacaaggaaaatcaagcataaaaccaagaaaaccacctttgactctctttttctctaacttaagcaaaatgcatgattttaagctagtttctaagtcataaagggtgtatttagtgtcaaatttaagtataaaaataacagtttttcaactTCATGTGCTtatacacctcaacaaaatggggtggctgagcACAATAATAGACATCCTATTGAAATAACTCGTACTCTTTTAATTCATGGTAACAATCCTCGATATTTTTGGGGTAATGTTGTTCTTACTATATGTTATCTCATTAATCGCATGCCCTCTtctgttttagaaaataaaatacctcATTCTATCTTATTTCCTCATGAAACTCTTCACCCATTACCTCTAAAAGTTTTTaggtctacatgttttgttcataattttggTCTTGGCCTTGATAAGTAAGCTCCTCGATCAcacaaatgtgtttttttaggctttactaaatcaaagaaattatacaagtgtttttctctttctctttatcgTTATTTTATATCTGCAGATGTCACATTCAATGagtcttccttttattttaaagatcaTGCTTCTTGTGATATGTTTCCTTCTAATACTATCTATATTCTTGTTGTTTGTGATCCTTCAATTGTGCCTAGTTCACTAGGTGTTTCTCAACAACAACCAAGTGACTCAATTGAAGTGCCAACTACCTTGTCTCCTTTGGCTCCGATAATTGAATCTACCCTTCCAATTGCCCTTCGAAAAGGTATACATTATACTCGTAATCCATCTCCACATTATCTTGCTTTAAGTTATCATAGACTGTCTTCAACTTTTTATACATGcctttcttctatttcttttgtgACAATCCTAAAATCTGTTACTGATGCCTTAGCCCATCCTGGTTGGTGTCAGGCCATGCTAGATGTACTAAGTTCTCTTCAACAtagtggaacttgggagcttgtcccATTACCGTCTGGGAAAtctgttgttggttgcaggtggATTTTTGGTATCAAAGTTGGtcctgatggaactattgatcGCCTCAAAGCTCGACTTGTGGCCAAAGGTTACACTcaaatttttggtttggattatggtgatactttttctccagtggCAAAGATGGCatctatttgtttatttatagtcaTGGCGGCTCTTCAACAATGGCCTCTTTATCAATTGGATGTCAAAAATGCATTTATAACGgagatttgcaagaagagatttatatggaaCAACCTCCAAGATTTGTTGTTCAGGGGGAGCCTTCTTGGTTGGTATGTCGTATTCGCAAAtccttatatggcctaaaatAATCTCCTAGGGCCTTGTTTAGAAAATTTAGTaatgttgttcaacaatttggtatgactcGGTGTGAGGTAGATCATTCATTCTTTTACCATCACTCAAGTGTTGGATCTGTCTActtgatagtatatgttgatgaaaTTGTTCTTACAAGCAGTGATAGTCATGGCATCTCTTAGATGAGAAAACATCTTTGCAACCATTTTCAGActaaagatcttggcaaacttagatatttcttgggtattgaggtggcacaatccaatgatggtattgttatatctcaaaggaaatatgcactagatattttggaggaaacagggttgatgaattcaaaacctGTGGACACACCCATGGATCCTAATACTAAACTTCTACAAAAACAGGGGGAGCCTATGTCAAATCCCGAGAAATATAGAAGACTAgttggaaaattaaattatcttacAGTTACTCGTCCAGATATTTCCTTTGCAGTTAGTGTGGTAAGCCAATTCCTTAATTCCACATGTGAAGATCATTGGAATGTAGGTATACGTatattaaagtatattaaaggatcTCCTGGAAAAGGGTGTTATATGGTTTTAGTAACCATACAATAGTGGTTTGTTATTTTGATGCTGATTGGGCAGGATCTCCTTCTGATAGAAGATCTACATCCGGATATTGTGTCTCCATTGGTGGTAACTTGATCTCttggaaaagcaagaaacagTGTGTTGTGGCAAGATCTAGTGCAGAAGCAAAATATAGAGTTATGACTTTAGCCACTTGTGAACTTGTTTGGCTTAAGCAATTGCTTAAAGATTTACAATTTAGAGATGTCACGtaaatgacacttatatgtgacaatcatgttgctcttcatattagttcTAATCCCGTCTTTCATGAGAGGACCAAACAGGTTAAAAATGATTATCATTTCATTCGAGAGAAGATTGTATctggagatatcaagactgaattcaacaattcaaagtgatcaattagcagatattttcaccaagtctTTACGGGGACcgaaaattgattatatttaggttaaatagattcgttggtccctatttttgctggTTTTCTTCAAGTAGGTCcctgttttttaaaaatgatcaatttagtccttaaattgaaaaattaaaccaatCAAGTTCATTCCGTTAACTTCCCTGAACGGCGTTAAAATTTGTCTTTGCTGGCAAAAGgaagtgtattttttaaataggtgGCACACAATATCTTTTAAGACGTGGACTTTGATACGTGGACTTTAAGAACATCTTCTTCTCATTTACCTCCGCAAACAGCCATTCTTTGGCTTCATCCATCTGCTATACCACATTAAGAAAATCCTTCAACAACATTCAACATCGGCATTCTCCATTCAACAACATCTGCATTCTCATCTTTTGAACCATCTGCATCCTCCATTAACATTTGAGAGCCACCGTAACAATTCACACTCTAGCCTTTGCTTCCATCAAGAGTCACCTTCATCATCCATTCCATTCCTGGAGGAGGCGTACTCAATATAtcggaaaagaaagaaacaaaagagaggCTGGCCAAGAGAAGATCCTACTTTCTTACCCATCATCACCATTCCCTTTGCTGTTAAGCTAGATACTTATCAggaaaacacaacaaaaaaatataaccagtatcttcattttcatttgaaccTCCATCCCAGCTCAAGCATAACACCACCATCCTC from Vigna radiata var. radiata cultivar VC1973A unplaced genomic scaffold, Vradiata_ver6 scaffold_189, whole genome shotgun sequence carries:
- the LOC106778782 gene encoding uncharacterized protein LOC106778782 — protein: MDPNTKLLQKQGEPMSNPEKYRRLVGKLNYLTVTRPDISFAVSVVSQFLNSTCEDHWNVGSPSDRRSTSGYCVSIGGNLISWKSKKQCVVARSSAEAKYRVMTLATCELVWLKQLLKDLQFRDVT